A genomic stretch from Lathyrus oleraceus cultivar Zhongwan6 chromosome 2, CAAS_Psat_ZW6_1.0, whole genome shotgun sequence includes:
- the LOC127120729 gene encoding phosphatidylinositol N-acetylglucosaminyltransferase subunit P produces the protein MESPQSVNSPRRTLSLSRQRRATVSFLDSDDKNKPASGLSPDHGPKPSEVYGFVGSITTVVATVIFLVWAYVPESWLHSIGISYYPSRYWALAVPTYVMVTIVLMLAFYIGLNFMSTPSPASINTVYDEFSRDPLSHDFSEEGDEKPIDPISDIGIDRINDAMFNNSA, from the exons ATGGAGAGTCCTCAGTCTGTCAACAGTCCAAGGAGAACACTGAGTCTATCAAGACAACGGAGGGCAACTGTGTCATTTCTTGATTCCGATGACAAAAACAAACCTGCCTCTGGTTTATCACCTGATCATGGCCCCAAGCCTTCTGAAGTTTATGGTTTCGTCGGATCTATAACCACCGTTGTTGCTACAG TTATTTTCTTGGTATGGGCATATGTTCCAGAATCATGGCTACATTCTATTGGCATATCCTACTATCCTAGCAG ATACTGGGCTTTGGCAGTACCAACATATGTGATGGTGACCATTGTATTAATGTTGGCATTCTACATTGGCCTTAATTTCATGTCAACGCCTTCTCCTGCGTCCATAAACACAGTTTATG ATGAATTCAGCAGAGACCCTCTGAGTCATGATTTTTCAGAAGAGGGGGATGAGAAGCCCATTGATCCCATATCTGATATTGGTATAGACAGAATCAATGATGCAATGTTCAATAATTCAGCCTAA